From Flavobacterium sp. 102, a single genomic window includes:
- a CDS encoding helix-turn-helix domain-containing protein — translation MHDSLENIERYIIGKVREIRESKGITQEQLSLSLGKNITFISQIEAPSKKAKYNIVHLNEIAKVLNCSSKDFWPEKPL, via the coding sequence ATGCATGATTCATTGGAAAATATAGAGCGATATATTATCGGAAAGGTTAGAGAAATTAGAGAATCTAAGGGTATCACTCAAGAACAATTATCTCTATCTCTCGGCAAAAACATAACGTTCATTTCTCAAATTGAGGCTCCTTCCAAAAAAGCAAAGTACAATATTGTCCATCTAAATGAGATTGCTAAAGTTCTTAATTGTTCCTCAAAAGATTTTTGGCCAGAGAAACCACTATAA
- a CDS encoding helix-turn-helix domain-containing protein codes for MSRKIKYDIDFKKSIVEKVINGKSGCKSIAIEFSLQHGMVRRWVSFYHKYGIEGLKPIKNSYSAEFKLKAINEMRNKYLSLSETCILFKIPSIGSLMKWIAIYDSEGSAGLALERRGKHKAMPKKSKKALTREEELLEELADLKAENAYLKKLHALVQSEKEKEEKRKSSKN; via the coding sequence ATGAGTAGAAAAATCAAGTATGACATTGACTTCAAGAAGTCAATCGTTGAGAAAGTTATTAATGGAAAATCTGGTTGTAAGTCAATAGCGATTGAGTTTTCCTTGCAACATGGTATGGTTAGGCGTTGGGTTTCTTTTTACCACAAGTATGGTATTGAAGGACTTAAACCAATAAAAAACAGCTATTCTGCTGAGTTTAAACTAAAGGCTATTAATGAGATGAGAAATAAATACTTATCTTTATCTGAAACCTGTATCCTTTTTAAAATTCCTAGTATTGGTTCTTTGATGAAATGGATAGCGATTTATGATAGTGAGGGTTCAGCAGGTTTAGCATTAGAAAGAAGAGGAAAACATAAAGCTATGCCTAAAAAATCTAAAAAAGCCTTAACCCGAGAGGAAGAACTACTGGAAGAGTTAGCCGATTTAAAGGCAGAGAATGCCTATCTAAAAAAGCTTCATGCCTTAGTTCAATCAGAAAAAGAGAAAGAAGAAAAACGCAAATCATCCAAGAACTAA
- a CDS encoding AAA family ATPase, with the protein MAILTDIIDWVENKPQFWQVAIDRLIRNNDLTASDISDLKQICKFEAGLSKITFIPIDFDALRDFATHASSSANIVLSKIHNIDNINALSKSSELEFASTGLTAVYGDNGAGKSSFVTVLKHTCNTRGQKPIINDNLYDATSRGMDKKADVEYTTDGTTFNSVSLINSSINDTKLKGVDVFDSFSANHYIDGEDEIAFIPQGLSFIEKIAVVLRQIETELLAEIQVLNSSKLDISLLLVDEGTAAKSFLQSLNHNTNLDQLRDQAKWNQTNEDRVTELNKIIPILKATDPQKNLLTNIEKISRFKILRNKFQTIENVLISSEALENIKKVSNDFSTTFDTLKASSETIFAGLPIKGVGENSWKQLWESARKFYNESKEANLFPDTSEEADCPLCLQHLSDDAKKRFTDFEEFVKHDTQQQHDIASEQHKDLTNQLNALNFILDDYEPTIIELEMLSPDYRAGQASYLDNLVQQQTLLLKILSDKAPLENLIVPAITINSKDLIDSVITKLQAENDVLGTKSIADELKPLESEMLELVNQKKLFDCKPKLAREIFLQKKIHLLNQCVAQCNTRTVTIASNQLTSTYVTQNLRDNFQAELTKLGFKNVQIETETKGVRGKQYHFLKLNEPNAHNVALKDILSEGEHRCIALSTFLSELSLSEHKSAIVFDDPVSSLDHKWRNKIAKRIVEESMVRQVIVFTHDITFLLMLQEQAEILNCDLDIKSLTRKKQETGIIASNPPWDALPVNKRIGILKNEYQIIEKVERTETEEIYKVRIKPLYGMLRETWERFVEEVFLNSTVQRFGREIQTQRLSKIVDLTVEDYNKVDENMRKCSTYFLGHDSAGTLIEELPDSTEFLGDITVLEKFTKEIRDRRK; encoded by the coding sequence ATGGCAATATTAACCGATATCATTGATTGGGTAGAAAATAAACCACAGTTTTGGCAAGTAGCTATTGATAGATTAATAAGAAATAATGACTTAACAGCATCTGATATATCAGATTTAAAGCAGATTTGTAAATTTGAAGCAGGATTGTCTAAGATAACTTTTATTCCCATTGATTTTGATGCACTCAGAGATTTTGCTACCCATGCTTCAAGTAGTGCAAACATAGTACTTTCAAAAATCCATAACATTGATAATATAAATGCACTTTCTAAATCAAGTGAACTAGAATTTGCGTCAACTGGATTAACCGCCGTTTATGGTGATAACGGAGCAGGTAAATCAAGCTTTGTAACTGTACTAAAACATACATGTAATACAAGAGGGCAAAAACCTATTATTAATGATAATCTGTATGATGCAACAAGCCGTGGGATGGATAAAAAAGCAGATGTTGAGTACACCACGGACGGCACTACTTTTAATTCTGTTTCATTAATAAATTCATCTATCAATGATACAAAATTGAAAGGTGTAGATGTGTTTGATTCTTTCAGTGCAAATCACTATATCGATGGCGAAGATGAAATTGCATTTATTCCACAAGGGTTATCATTTATAGAAAAAATTGCAGTAGTGCTGAGGCAAATTGAAACGGAATTATTAGCAGAAATTCAAGTACTTAATTCATCCAAACTTGATATTTCACTATTACTGGTCGATGAAGGAACTGCGGCAAAATCGTTTCTCCAAAGCTTAAATCATAACACCAACCTTGACCAATTAAGAGATCAAGCTAAATGGAATCAAACAAACGAAGATAGGGTTACAGAGCTGAACAAGATTATTCCCATTTTAAAAGCTACAGATCCGCAAAAAAATCTACTGACAAATATTGAAAAAATCAGTCGTTTTAAGATTTTAAGAAACAAATTTCAGACTATTGAAAATGTGCTTATCAGTAGTGAGGCATTAGAAAATATAAAAAAAGTTTCTAATGATTTCTCGACCACATTTGATACCCTAAAGGCTTCTTCTGAAACAATTTTTGCTGGACTTCCAATAAAAGGTGTTGGTGAAAATTCATGGAAGCAACTGTGGGAAAGTGCACGAAAATTTTACAATGAAAGCAAAGAGGCAAATTTATTTCCAGATACAAGCGAAGAAGCTGACTGTCCACTATGTTTACAACATTTGAGTGACGATGCAAAAAAACGTTTCACAGATTTTGAAGAATTTGTTAAACATGATACCCAACAGCAACATGATATAGCCTCCGAACAACATAAGGATCTAACTAATCAATTGAATGCTTTAAATTTTATTTTAGATGACTATGAACCAACTATAATTGAGCTCGAAATGTTGTCGCCAGATTACAGGGCAGGTCAAGCGTCATATTTAGACAACTTGGTTCAGCAACAAACCTTATTGTTAAAAATCTTGTCTGACAAAGCACCGCTTGAGAATTTGATTGTACCAGCAATAACGATTAATTCGAAAGATCTAATTGATTCTGTCATTACTAAATTACAAGCAGAAAATGATGTATTAGGGACTAAATCCATTGCTGATGAATTAAAACCGTTGGAAAGCGAAATGCTTGAATTAGTCAACCAAAAGAAATTATTTGATTGTAAGCCTAAACTAGCACGCGAAATTTTTCTACAGAAGAAAATTCACCTGCTTAACCAGTGTGTCGCTCAATGCAATACAAGAACAGTTACAATTGCAAGCAATCAATTAACCTCAACCTATGTCACTCAAAATTTAAGAGATAATTTTCAAGCTGAACTTACAAAGTTAGGTTTTAAAAACGTCCAGATTGAAACCGAAACAAAGGGAGTAAGAGGTAAACAGTACCACTTCTTAAAACTTAATGAACCCAATGCTCATAATGTTGCTTTGAAGGATATCTTAAGTGAAGGAGAACATCGATGTATTGCCTTGTCAACATTTTTATCTGAGCTATCTTTATCAGAGCATAAAAGTGCAATAGTTTTTGATGATCCTGTTTCTTCCCTTGACCATAAATGGCGAAATAAAATAGCCAAACGTATTGTCGAGGAATCTATGGTAAGACAGGTTATTGTATTTACACATGACATTACTTTTCTTTTAATGCTTCAGGAACAAGCAGAAATATTAAACTGCGACTTAGATATTAAAAGCCTTACCAGAAAAAAACAAGAGACTGGAATTATAGCTTCAAATCCACCTTGGGATGCTTTGCCTGTAAATAAAAGGATAGGCATTCTCAAAAATGAATATCAAATAATTGAAAAAGTTGAGAGAACGGAAACTGAAGAGATTTATAAAGTACGTATTAAGCCTTTATATGGCATGCTTCGTGAAACTTGGGAAAGGTTTGTAGAGGAGGTTTTTTTAAATAGCACTGTACAGAGATTTGGTCGTGAAATCCAAACTCAACGTTTGTCAAAAATTGTCGATTTGACAGTTGAAGATTATAATAAAGTAGATGAAAATATGCGCAAATGCTCTACTTATTTTTTAGGGCATGATAGTGCTGGAACACTTATTGAAGAATTGCCCGATTCGACAGAATTTCTAGGTGATATTACCGTACTAGAAAAGTTCACTAAAGAAATTAGAGATCGACGGAAGTAA
- a CDS encoding IS3 family transposase: MRKRERRKTQIIQELRQQHGLATLLKHAGMARSTFYYHRKELGKEDKYKSAKEEIKLIYHQHKGRFGYRRILLEVKKRGYVINHKTVYKLMKEQGLKSLIRGKKYVSYKGELGKIAPNLLQRNFKAAQPNEKWATDITEFRVKEKKLYLSPVIDLFNGEIISYTTSESPNIKQVIDMLKKCKRNKSDKTLILHSDQGWQYQMKAYQFMLKRKNISASMSRKGNCLDNAIIENFFGTLKSELFYLKKYDSIAELNKDIIEYIKYYNNDRIRLNLNGMSPIQYRAHSKNLN; encoded by the coding sequence ATCAGAAAAAGAGAAAGAAGAAAAACGCAAATCATCCAAGAACTAAGGCAACAGCATGGATTAGCCACGCTACTCAAACATGCTGGGATGGCCAGAAGTACTTTCTATTACCATCGAAAAGAGCTAGGTAAAGAAGATAAGTATAAATCTGCTAAAGAGGAAATTAAACTTATATATCATCAGCACAAAGGTCGCTTCGGATATAGAAGAATATTGTTAGAAGTTAAGAAAAGAGGATATGTAATCAATCACAAAACGGTTTACAAACTTATGAAGGAGCAAGGCCTAAAGAGCCTGATTAGAGGCAAAAAGTATGTCTCTTATAAAGGGGAACTAGGTAAAATAGCGCCAAACTTACTTCAGAGAAACTTCAAAGCAGCACAGCCTAATGAAAAGTGGGCTACTGACATAACCGAGTTCCGGGTTAAAGAAAAGAAACTTTATCTATCGCCGGTTATTGATTTGTTTAATGGAGAGATTATTAGTTATACAACTTCGGAGAGCCCAAATATCAAACAGGTTATAGATATGCTAAAAAAATGTAAGCGTAATAAAAGTGATAAAACATTGATATTGCACTCAGATCAAGGTTGGCAATACCAAATGAAAGCATATCAATTTATGCTTAAACGAAAAAACATAAGTGCTAGTATGTCCAGAAAAGGAAACTGCCTAGATAATGCAATTATAGAGAACTTCTTTGGAACGCTAAAATCTGAACTGTTTTATCTTAAAAAGTATGATTCTATAGCAGAATTAAATAAAGATATTATAGAGTATATAAAATACTATAACAACGATAGAATAAGGCTTAACTTAAATGGAATGAGCCCGATACAATACCGAGCTCATTCAAAAAATCTTAATTAA
- a CDS encoding HNH endonuclease signature motif containing protein translates to MTRKKIPIAIETEVMFLSDMKCCIDNNKGDHIHHIDGNNSNNVIENLALLCFHCHNLATITNTLSKKLSPNLIKKYRKQHYAAIKIQRENSLKNISGKTVKTVTQEDIIEATTTSIILVEISKIQYEYYKEVRMDRNEILLKLLMFKNQSNPRILISILDFLNRVVSETRSGLPSSMIATTENIITLYFSELSSKTTKQQFFEVGKSAIEVGETIVYDSSIHSANFKSMSIGYSIIDFIHYLAKTRNIKSLEENVYTVYEELKSQLKRPERNDLENAEKIRHIHFENIKNGKKSNPVYSQEIMQLIQKQQ, encoded by the coding sequence ATGACACGAAAGAAAATTCCAATAGCGATAGAAACAGAAGTAATGTTTTTGTCTGACATGAAGTGTTGTATTGACAACAATAAAGGTGACCATATTCATCATATTGATGGCAATAATTCAAATAATGTTATAGAGAATTTAGCTTTGCTTTGTTTCCACTGTCACAACCTAGCTACAATAACTAATACTCTGAGTAAAAAACTTTCTCCAAATCTAATAAAGAAGTACAGAAAACAACATTACGCAGCCATTAAAATCCAAAGAGAAAATTCACTCAAAAACATTAGTGGCAAAACTGTTAAAACAGTTACCCAAGAGGATATAATAGAGGCCACTACAACATCTATAATTTTAGTCGAGATTTCAAAAATTCAATATGAATACTACAAAGAGGTGAGAATGGATAGAAATGAAATTCTACTGAAGTTACTAATGTTCAAAAACCAAAGCAATCCAAGAATTCTAATTTCAATTTTAGATTTTTTAAATCGTGTAGTTTCAGAAACAAGAAGTGGTTTACCGTCAAGTATGATCGCAACTACAGAAAATATTATCACTTTATACTTTTCTGAGTTAAGTTCAAAAACAACAAAGCAACAATTTTTTGAAGTGGGAAAATCCGCTATTGAAGTTGGAGAAACAATTGTATATGACTCTAGTATTCATTCGGCGAATTTCAAATCTATGTCAATCGGCTATTCAATAATTGATTTCATTCATTATTTAGCAAAAACGAGAAACATAAAAAGTTTAGAAGAAAACGTTTACACTGTGTATGAGGAATTAAAATCACAACTTAAAAGACCTGAAAGGAATGATTTAGAAAATGCCGAAAAAATAAGACATATCCACTTTGAAAACATAAAAAATGGTAAAAAAAGTAATCCAGTTTATTCTCAAGAAATTATGCAACTAATTCAAAAACAACAATAA